A portion of the Haemophilus influenzae genome contains these proteins:
- a CDS encoding MFS transporter, which produces MNTLESRPFGLKDKIAYMTGDIANDMSFMMSAFFLMLFYTNVLEIPGYVVGLLFLISRVLDAFTDMGMGRLVDTMKPFKEGRFKGIIRRAAPFVCLSGFLLFLYVVKDWSYPAKLAYVSITYIIWGSFCYTAVNIPYGSMASVISSCPEDRASLSVFRSIGANIALLTISFIVPLLIYKNVDGKQIIIPEMFTIIMGVLMLIAFYLYQFCWRNSVERIQLPEKVGRRHNRNECFGDVKAIFVSLFSNKPLQIFILIAIILLLANLLIGAMNPYLYIDYFNSKFALSIGGTLPVIASFCVAPFAQTLVKKFGKKESASIALLLTGIGYFILFGVKTTDVWLYMAIAFISLLGLNYFMVIIWAFITDIIDYQFLKTHRREDGTIYAVYSFARKIGQALAGGLGGVALSLVGYMPNVPSQSSETLNSIYNVATLVPAISCIAIFVILTFWYPLSKEVVDNNSRELEKINK; this is translated from the coding sequence ATGAACACATTAGAATCAAGACCTTTTGGTCTCAAAGATAAAATTGCCTATATGACAGGTGACATCGCAAATGATATGAGCTTTATGATGTCAGCTTTTTTTCTTATGCTATTTTATACCAATGTATTAGAAATTCCAGGGTATGTTGTTGGGTTACTCTTCTTAATATCACGTGTATTAGATGCTTTTACTGATATGGGAATGGGACGTTTAGTTGATACTATGAAGCCTTTTAAAGAAGGGCGCTTTAAAGGAATAATTAGACGTGCTGCACCATTTGTCTGTTTATCTGGTTTCTTGCTATTTCTTTATGTTGTAAAAGATTGGTCATATCCAGCCAAATTAGCTTATGTGAGCATTACTTATATTATCTGGGGGAGTTTCTGTTACACTGCGGTTAATATTCCTTATGGCTCAATGGCAAGCGTTATCAGTAGTTGTCCTGAAGATCGTGCTTCTCTATCTGTATTCCGTTCGATTGGTGCCAATATTGCGCTATTAACAATTTCTTTTATTGTTCCGTTATTGATTTATAAAAATGTGGATGGTAAACAAATTATTATTCCAGAGATGTTTACTATTATTATGGGTGTTTTAATGCTCATCGCATTTTATTTGTATCAATTCTGCTGGAGAAATTCAGTTGAGCGCATTCAATTGCCAGAAAAAGTAGGGCGCAGACATAATAGAAATGAGTGTTTTGGAGATGTCAAAGCTATTTTTGTTAGTCTTTTTTCAAATAAACCATTACAAATTTTTATTTTAATTGCCATCATTTTACTATTAGCTAATTTACTTATCGGTGCAATGAATCCATACCTTTATATTGATTACTTTAATAGTAAATTTGCATTATCTATTGGTGGAACATTACCTGTCATTGCTTCTTTCTGTGTTGCACCGTTTGCACAAACCTTGGTGAAAAAATTTGGTAAAAAAGAATCAGCATCGATTGCTTTATTGCTCACTGGAATTGGATATTTTATTCTATTCGGAGTTAAAACAACCGATGTATGGTTATATATGGCAATTGCTTTCATTTCTTTATTGGGACTCAATTATTTTATGGTGATTATTTGGGCGTTTATTACTGATATTATTGATTACCAATTCCTGAAAACACATCGCCGTGAAGATGGTACTATTTATGCGGTATATTCTTTTGCACGTAAAATTGGACAAGCACTTGCAGGCGGATTAGGTGGTGTTGCATTAAGTTTGGTAGGTTATATGCCTAATGTGCCAAGTCAATCAAGTGAAACTCTGAATTCAATTTATAATGTTGCAACGTTGGTTCCTGCAATCTCTTGCATTGCAATTTTTGTTATTTTAACTTTCTGGTATCCACTTTCAAAAGAAGTTGTCGATAATAATTCTCGTGAATTGGAGAAAATAAATAAATAA